From one Henriciella marina DSM 19595 genomic stretch:
- a CDS encoding phosphoglycerate kinase has translation MSDFERIEDIEDLSLKTALVRVDFNVPVNDAGKVTDDTRLRAALPTIEYLTNKGAKVALLAHFGRPKGEVKPELTLKPVAEAFGRVLGAPVAFAGDCVGEAAQNAIASIQAGGVVLLENTRFKPGETKNDDTLADEMAKLGDIYVNDAFSAAHRAHVSTEGLARRLPAYAGKSMERELDALEAALGNPQRPVLAVVGGAKVSSKIDLLKNLVSKVDALAIGGGMANTFLAARGHSVGKSLCEHDLTDTCREIEKNAAAAGCDIILPQDVVVAKEFVANADHRICSTGEVADNEMILDAGPQSVGILAIAMDAAKTLVWNGPLGAFETTPFDKATVEAARAAASRCRDGNLIAVAGGGDTVAALNHAGVAGDFTFVSTAGGAFLEWMEGKPLPGVEALKKN, from the coding sequence ATGTCTGATTTCGAACGGATTGAGGATATCGAGGACCTGTCACTGAAGACGGCGCTTGTGCGCGTCGACTTCAATGTGCCGGTCAACGATGCCGGTAAGGTCACCGACGACACACGGCTCCGCGCCGCGCTGCCGACGATCGAGTACCTGACGAACAAGGGCGCGAAAGTTGCGCTACTGGCGCATTTCGGCCGTCCGAAAGGTGAGGTCAAACCGGAGCTCACCCTGAAGCCTGTTGCCGAAGCGTTCGGCCGGGTCCTGGGCGCGCCTGTGGCCTTTGCCGGTGATTGTGTGGGCGAAGCTGCGCAGAACGCGATCGCGTCCATCCAGGCAGGCGGCGTTGTCCTTCTCGAAAACACCCGTTTCAAGCCGGGCGAGACGAAGAATGACGACACACTGGCCGATGAGATGGCGAAGCTTGGCGACATCTATGTCAACGACGCCTTCTCTGCGGCGCACCGCGCGCATGTTTCGACCGAAGGGCTCGCCCGCCGTCTTCCGGCCTATGCCGGCAAGTCGATGGAACGTGAGCTCGACGCGCTGGAAGCTGCCCTTGGCAACCCGCAGCGCCCGGTGCTGGCCGTCGTTGGCGGGGCCAAGGTGTCTTCCAAGATCGACCTTCTGAAGAATCTCGTCTCAAAGGTGGACGCCCTCGCCATTGGCGGTGGTATGGCGAACACGTTCCTGGCGGCGCGCGGCCATTCGGTCGGCAAGTCGCTCTGTGAGCATGACCTCACCGATACGTGCCGTGAGATCGAGAAGAATGCTGCCGCTGCCGGATGCGACATTATCCTGCCGCAGGACGTGGTCGTGGCGAAGGAATTTGTCGCGAACGCCGACCACCGTATCTGCTCGACGGGCGAAGTCGCGGACAATGAGATGATCCTCGATGCCGGGCCACAATCGGTCGGCATTCTTGCGATCGCCATGGATGCAGCCAAGACGCTGGTCTGGAACGGCCCGCTTGGGGCGTTCGAAACGACCCCCTTCGACAAGGCGACGGTCGAGGCTGCACGCGCGGCAGCAAGTCGTTGCCGGGATGGCAATCTGATTGCTGTTGCAGGCGGCGGCGATACGGTTGCCGCGCTCAACCATGCAGGCGTTGCCGGGGATTTCACCTTTGTCTCGACCGCTGGCGGGGCCTTCCTTGAATGGATGGAAGGCAAGCCGCTGCCGGGCGTCGAGGCCCTTAAGAAAAACTAG
- a CDS encoding bifunctional diaminohydroxyphosphoribosylaminopyrimidine deaminase/5-amino-6-(5-phosphoribosylamino)uracil reductase RibD has product MPCSDESMMRRAIALARVQHGRTGENPAVGCVIMGADGRKISEGATGDGGRPHAEQLALSNLAGKLPVGSTAYVTLEPCRERSTGETACSGRLIAAGVARVVISVMDRHPKGAGGKAAMEAAGIKVELGLLQEEAAQLYEDFFASLD; this is encoded by the coding sequence ATGCCTTGCAGCGATGAAAGCATGATGCGCCGGGCGATCGCGCTTGCGCGTGTCCAGCATGGCCGCACGGGCGAGAACCCGGCCGTCGGGTGCGTGATCATGGGCGCCGATGGACGCAAGATCTCTGAAGGGGCAACCGGCGATGGCGGACGCCCGCATGCCGAGCAGCTGGCGCTGAGCAACCTTGCCGGGAAGCTTCCGGTTGGCAGCACCGCCTATGTAACGCTGGAGCCCTGCCGTGAACGCTCGACCGGTGAAACCGCCTGCTCGGGCCGCCTTATCGCTGCGGGGGTTGCGCGTGTGGTCATCTCTGTCATGGACCGCCATCCAAAAGGGGCGGGCGGCAAGGCGGCGATGGAGGCAGCAGGCATCAAGGTCGAGCTGGGCCTTCTGCAGGAAGAGGCCGCGCAGCTCTATGAAGACTTCTTCGCCTCGCTCGACTGA
- the gap gene encoding type I glyceraldehyde-3-phosphate dehydrogenase, which translates to MAVRVAINGFGRIGRNVLRSILEHERDDIEIVSINDLGPVETNAHLLKYDSIHGTLPMDVSVDGDTIKVGGQSFKVTAIRDPKDLPHKENGVDIAMECTGIFASKEKASAHLEAGAKRVLVSAPASGADKTIVYGVNHETLTKDDLVVSNASCTTNCLSPVAKVLNDTIGIEKGIMTTIHSYTGDQPTLDAMHKDLYRGRAAAMSMIPTSTGAAKAVGLVLPELNGKLDGFAMRVPTPNVSVVDLKFIAKRSTTVEEINDAIRKAADGPLKGVLGYTDAPNVSIDFNHNPHSSVFHTDQTKVLDGNLVSILSWYDNEWGFSTRMSDTAIAMSKLI; encoded by the coding sequence ATGGCGGTTCGTGTAGCCATCAACGGATTTGGCCGGATTGGCCGGAATGTACTGCGTTCGATCCTCGAACATGAACGAGACGATATCGAGATCGTCTCGATCAATGATCTCGGGCCTGTCGAGACGAATGCGCACCTCCTGAAGTATGACTCGATCCACGGCACCCTGCCGATGGATGTCTCCGTCGATGGCGACACGATCAAGGTTGGCGGCCAGTCCTTCAAGGTCACCGCGATCCGTGACCCGAAAGATCTTCCGCATAAGGAAAATGGCGTCGACATCGCCATGGAATGTACGGGCATCTTTGCCTCGAAGGAAAAGGCGTCTGCCCACCTCGAAGCCGGTGCCAAGCGTGTGCTGGTTTCTGCGCCAGCCTCTGGCGCCGACAAGACGATTGTCTACGGCGTTAACCACGAGACGCTGACCAAGGACGATCTGGTCGTTTCCAACGCGTCCTGCACCACCAACTGCCTGTCGCCTGTCGCCAAGGTGCTGAACGACACGATCGGCATCGAGAAGGGGATCATGACGACGATCCACTCCTATACCGGTGACCAGCCGACCCTCGATGCGATGCACAAGGATCTCTATCGCGGCCGCGCGGCTGCGATGTCGATGATCCCGACCTCGACCGGCGCCGCCAAGGCGGTTGGCCTCGTCCTGCCGGAACTGAATGGCAAGCTCGACGGCTTCGCGATGCGCGTGCCGACCCCGAACGTCTCGGTTGTCGATCTCAAATTCATTGCCAAGCGCTCAACCACGGTCGAAGAGATCAATGATGCGATCCGCAAGGCTGCCGACGGCCCGCTGAAAGGCGTGCTTGGCTATACCGATGCGCCGAACGTCTCGATCGACTTCAACCATAATCCACACTCGTCTGTCTTCCACACGGACCAGACCAAGGTTCTGGACGGCAATCTCGTCTCGATCCTGTCCTGGTATGACAATGAGTGGGGCTTCTCGACCCGCATGAGCGATACCGCCATTGCGATGTCGAAGCTTATCTAG
- a CDS encoding fructose bisphosphate aldolase, with the protein MANAEMRQQAATKDGFIAALDQSGGSTPKALRLYGVEESAYTNDDEMFALVHDMRARIITAPAFNGDKVMGAILFEKTMDGEIEGKPTAQYLWEDCSVVPFLKVDKGLADEKDGVQVMKPMPGLEELLKRAVNKGIFGTKMRSVINAANREGIAAVVQQQFEVGKQILSHGLVPIIEPEVTITIADKAEAEQILLEEITKQLDALPDGEEVMLKLTLPEETNLYKPLVDHPKVMRVVALSGGYSREEACARLAKNTGMIASFSRALTEGLSIAQSDEDFNAKLGDSIKNICEASRAG; encoded by the coding sequence ATGGCAAACGCAGAGATGAGACAGCAGGCCGCGACGAAAGACGGCTTTATCGCAGCACTGGACCAGTCGGGCGGCTCTACGCCGAAGGCGCTGCGTCTCTATGGCGTTGAGGAAAGCGCCTACACCAATGACGACGAGATGTTTGCGCTCGTCCACGACATGCGCGCCCGCATCATCACCGCGCCAGCCTTCAATGGCGACAAGGTGATGGGCGCCATCCTGTTCGAAAAGACGATGGACGGCGAAATCGAAGGCAAGCCAACTGCCCAGTATCTCTGGGAAGACTGCAGCGTCGTTCCGTTCCTGAAGGTCGACAAGGGCCTTGCCGACGAGAAAGACGGCGTGCAGGTCATGAAGCCGATGCCGGGTCTCGAGGAGCTTCTCAAGCGCGCCGTGAACAAGGGCATTTTCGGCACCAAGATGCGCTCTGTCATCAATGCCGCAAACCGTGAGGGCATCGCGGCCGTGGTGCAGCAGCAGTTCGAAGTCGGCAAGCAGATCCTCAGCCACGGCCTCGTGCCGATCATTGAGCCGGAAGTCACGATCACCATCGCTGACAAGGCAGAAGCAGAACAGATCCTTCTCGAAGAGATCACCAAGCAGCTGGACGCCCTGCCGGACGGCGAGGAAGTCATGCTGAAGCTGACGCTTCCGGAAGAAACCAACCTTTACAAGCCGCTGGTCGACCACCCGAAAGTCATGCGCGTTGTCGCCCTGTCAGGCGGTTATTCACGCGAAGAGGCCTGCGCGCGCTTGGCAAAGAATACCGGCATGATTGCAAGCTTCTCGCGCGCGCTCACCGAAGGCCTGTCGATTGCCCAGTCGGACGAGGACTTCAATGCGAAGCTCGGCGACTCGATCAAGAATATATGCGAGGCTTCGCGGGCAGGCTGA
- a CDS encoding cell division protein ZapA: MAKADITIRGKHYSVACAPGQEDRLVELSTDLDARIRQIAEAVGDLGEEKLLLVAALALLDELDDAKRARPVPAAGGTQERTVDAIGDAAARIRALTERIEAGQ, from the coding sequence ATGGCCAAGGCTGATATCACCATTCGTGGAAAGCATTATTCTGTCGCCTGCGCGCCCGGCCAGGAAGACCGGCTGGTGGAGCTTTCCACCGACCTTGATGCCCGCATCCGTCAGATCGCTGAAGCTGTCGGCGATCTTGGCGAGGAAAAGCTGTTGCTGGTAGCCGCGCTCGCCCTGCTCGATGAGCTAGACGATGCCAAGCGTGCCCGGCCCGTCCCCGCTGCTGGCGGCACACAAGAGCGGACGGTCGACGCAATCGGTGATGCTGCCGCCCGTATCCGCGCGCTTACCGAACGCATAGAGGCGGGGCAGTGA
- a CDS encoding AGE family epimerase/isomerase, translating to MTSTALGRRAREARDWMLYNCFPLWSREGVLASNLFREALDITHRPIDSDALRVRVQARQVYMFAEAKRLGWDEGRADRLIAYGVEALAGPALRPDGLIGRKIAADGRGLTDDTADLYDTAFALFAFAHAARQGHEMASAHARQLLANVDAKLEDVKHGGFAESLPKGDYRLQNPHMHLLEASLALYESEDKRDHLNRANDLVALLDEKMFDHETGTIGETFGPDWSKETAPDRLYVEPGHQFEWVWLLKTHADAAGGELNPAINRLYDIGLRTLDADGRVFAKATREGQIVDGSRRTWMQTEALKAHLAMLELGADEQCDARAVECFDVLMDEYLTPEGGWIDSYHADGQVASDEMPASTGYHVVLAFSELLRVTGV from the coding sequence ATGACATCAACTGCATTGGGCAGGCGGGCGCGTGAAGCTCGCGACTGGATGCTATATAATTGTTTTCCGCTCTGGAGCCGCGAAGGCGTCCTGGCGAGCAATCTGTTTCGCGAGGCGCTGGATATCACGCACCGGCCCATCGACAGCGATGCGCTGCGCGTCCGTGTGCAGGCGCGTCAGGTCTATATGTTTGCGGAGGCCAAGCGTCTTGGCTGGGATGAAGGACGTGCCGACAGGCTGATTGCCTATGGTGTTGAGGCGCTGGCGGGGCCTGCCTTGCGGCCTGACGGGCTGATCGGAAGAAAGATTGCCGCCGATGGACGTGGCCTGACCGACGACACCGCCGATCTCTATGATACGGCCTTCGCGCTGTTCGCCTTCGCCCATGCTGCGCGTCAGGGTCATGAAATGGCGTCGGCGCATGCGCGCCAGCTGCTCGCCAACGTCGATGCCAAGCTTGAAGACGTAAAGCATGGGGGCTTCGCAGAGAGCCTGCCAAAGGGCGACTACCGGCTTCAGAACCCGCACATGCATCTTCTGGAGGCAAGCCTTGCCCTCTATGAAAGCGAAGACAAGCGCGATCACCTGAACCGGGCAAATGACCTGGTCGCATTGCTCGACGAGAAGATGTTCGATCATGAGACCGGCACGATCGGTGAGACGTTTGGTCCGGACTGGTCAAAGGAGACGGCGCCGGACAGGCTCTATGTCGAGCCGGGGCACCAATTCGAGTGGGTCTGGCTGCTGAAGACGCATGCGGATGCGGCCGGCGGGGAACTCAACCCCGCCATCAACAGGCTATACGATATCGGCCTTAGAACCCTCGATGCTGATGGCCGGGTCTTCGCAAAGGCGACCCGCGAAGGTCAGATCGTCGATGGCTCCCGGCGCACCTGGATGCAGACCGAAGCGCTGAAAGCGCATCTGGCAATGCTGGAGCTTGGGGCCGATGAGCAGTGCGATGCGCGGGCGGTCGAATGCTTTGATGTGCTGATGGATGAGTATCTGACGCCTGAGGGCGGGTGGATCGATAGCTACCATGCCGACGGACAGGTCGCATCGGACGAAATGCCTGCCTCGACAGGCTATCATGTCGTGCTGGCGTTTTCGGAGCTGTTGCGCGTGACGGGCGTCTGA
- a CDS encoding murein hydrolase activator EnvC family protein — translation MRHRLLRLLIIPLAGCLMAAAPREFTREELSALESQRQSAIRQLEALENAESASSRDVTDLERQLISAALESRRREEQAAASELKLIDLETRLTAAREALIEGNENLEDIMANLAVSGRHRPPALIASPNEANAAIRAAIVMSATAPRINQRTDELAAEITELKALEESVLEEQERLAAAEDRLAAKQAEIETLVASKRAQYESVSGEAEALRARVRQIAGEAETLRDLLAALETQAPRAPAIKPRAQIQLAATRTSPTVSDAPRNPARSPAVANLRPLGREALGGLIQPVSGLVSRTWGDDLPGGETAKGLYIQPRSNADIVAPVDGTIEYAEAFRSYGQLLIISTSDGYHILLSGMGRIYGTPGQTVRAGEPVGRMSERENPPPELYLEVRRKGVPMNPARWMQGG, via the coding sequence ATGCGCCATCGCCTGCTACGCCTTCTTATCATCCCGCTCGCTGGCTGCCTCATGGCCGCGGCGCCCCGCGAATTTACGCGCGAGGAACTCTCTGCCCTTGAGAGCCAGCGCCAGTCTGCCATCCGCCAGCTCGAAGCGCTCGAAAACGCAGAGTCCGCCAGCAGCCGCGATGTCACCGATCTTGAACGCCAGCTTATTTCCGCAGCGCTGGAGAGCCGGCGGCGCGAAGAGCAGGCCGCCGCGTCCGAGCTCAAGCTCATCGACCTCGAGACCCGGCTGACCGCTGCCCGTGAAGCGCTGATCGAGGGGAATGAGAACCTCGAAGACATCATGGCGAACCTCGCCGTCTCCGGCCGTCACCGCCCGCCGGCCCTGATCGCCTCACCCAATGAAGCAAACGCCGCCATCCGCGCGGCCATCGTGATGAGCGCGACCGCACCGCGTATCAATCAACGCACCGATGAGCTGGCAGCAGAGATTACGGAGCTGAAGGCGCTTGAGGAATCAGTCCTCGAGGAACAGGAACGCCTCGCCGCCGCCGAAGACCGTCTTGCCGCCAAGCAGGCCGAGATCGAAACGCTGGTTGCCTCCAAACGCGCCCAGTATGAAAGCGTATCCGGAGAGGCAGAGGCCTTGCGCGCCCGTGTGCGCCAGATCGCCGGGGAGGCAGAAACCCTGCGCGATCTACTCGCCGCGCTGGAGACGCAAGCCCCCCGCGCCCCCGCGATCAAGCCGCGCGCCCAGATACAGCTCGCCGCCACGCGCACGTCGCCGACTGTCAGCGATGCCCCGAGAAACCCGGCCCGCAGCCCGGCCGTTGCCAACCTGCGACCGCTTGGCCGCGAAGCGCTTGGCGGGCTGATCCAGCCCGTGTCGGGCCTTGTCTCGCGCACCTGGGGCGATGACCTTCCGGGCGGGGAAACAGCCAAGGGTCTCTATATTCAGCCACGCTCGAATGCCGATATCGTGGCCCCCGTGGACGGCACAATTGAATATGCTGAGGCATTTAGAAGCTACGGTCAGCTCTTGATCATTTCCACAAGTGATGGATACCATATTCTTCTGAGCGGAATGGGCCGTATTTACGGCACCCCCGGACAGACGGTACGCGCCGGAGAACCGGTCGGACGCATGTCCGAACGTGAAAATCCGCCGCCTGAACTCTATCTTGAAGTCAGGCGGAAAGGCGTGCCGATGAATCCGGCACGTTGGATGCAGGGCGGATAA
- a CDS encoding ABA4-like family protein: MNWNLLYTLINALVIPAWLLLLLVPRWRTTGLVVHSGIYPLAYGSLYTICLFASMFFGQSAEGVGMGSVAAVAALFDHPNGVIVGWTHYLVFDLFVGAWIGRDALRRGLPHLAVAPCILASFLFGPVGLLAYMLVRISRGEGISLFETPDAPR, translated from the coding sequence ATGAACTGGAATTTGCTTTACACGCTGATCAACGCGCTGGTGATCCCGGCCTGGCTACTGCTTCTGCTGGTGCCGCGCTGGCGGACGACGGGGCTGGTGGTCCATTCGGGCATTTATCCGCTGGCCTATGGCTCGCTCTATACGATCTGTTTGTTTGCCTCGATGTTCTTTGGCCAGTCGGCAGAGGGCGTTGGCATGGGGTCGGTCGCGGCGGTCGCTGCCCTTTTCGACCATCCCAATGGCGTAATCGTTGGCTGGACGCATTACCTTGTATTCGACCTTTTTGTTGGCGCCTGGATCGGGCGGGATGCCCTCCGACGTGGTCTGCCGCATCTCGCTGTCGCGCCTTGTATCCTGGCGAGCTTCCTGTTCGGCCCGGTCGGCTTGCTGGCCTATATGCTGGTGCGGATTTCGCGCGGCGAGGGGATCAGCCTTTTCGAGACACCCGACGCGCCGCGCTGA
- a CDS encoding glycosyltransferase family 2 protein, translating into MTPSRELSVLIPFYNEAGNAAPLIAEIRTALDGIDYEIVCVNDCSDDTTGEELEAARLEMPDRIIVRTHVRRAGKSAALMTGLREVNGTWTQLLDGDGQNDIADTRRLWDAIVAPGNTGRLGLIAGKRKSRNDSGFKWLQSRVANGVRRFLLRDDATDTGCGWKLMRTDAFRELPYFASMHRFLPALFKRAGWEVREERVNDRRRWHGSSKYGFFGRLGAGIADLIGMFWLVRRGQPGIAKEWNDPRANVQSSEAKKSS; encoded by the coding sequence GTGACGCCAAGCCGTGAACTCAGCGTCCTCATTCCTTTCTATAATGAAGCCGGGAACGCCGCGCCGCTCATCGCCGAAATCAGGACGGCTCTCGATGGGATCGATTACGAAATCGTCTGCGTAAACGATTGCTCTGACGACACGACCGGCGAGGAGCTTGAAGCCGCCCGCCTCGAAATGCCGGACCGCATAATCGTGCGCACCCATGTGCGGCGCGCGGGCAAGTCCGCGGCGCTTATGACGGGCCTGCGCGAGGTGAACGGCACCTGGACACAGCTTCTGGACGGCGATGGCCAGAACGATATCGCTGATACGCGCCGCCTCTGGGACGCCATCGTGGCGCCTGGCAATACAGGCCGCCTTGGCCTCATTGCAGGCAAGCGTAAAAGCCGCAATGATTCCGGTTTCAAATGGCTGCAGTCGCGGGTCGCAAACGGTGTGCGCCGCTTCCTGCTGCGCGATGACGCGACCGATACAGGCTGCGGCTGGAAGCTGATGCGCACCGATGCCTTCCGCGAGCTTCCCTATTTCGCGTCCATGCACCGCTTTCTTCCGGCCCTCTTCAAGCGCGCCGGATGGGAAGTACGCGAAGAGCGCGTCAATGACCGCCGCCGCTGGCATGGCAGCTCGAAATACGGCTTCTTCGGACGCCTTGGTGCAGGGATTGCCGATCTCATAGGCATGTTCTGGCTGGTTCGCCGGGGACAGCCGGGCATTGCGAAGGAATGGAATGATCCGCGTGCGAACGTTCAGTCGAGCGAGGCGAAGAAGTCTTCATAG
- the tkt gene encoding transketolase produces MAVEHKDMANAIRALSMDAVEEAKSGHVGLPLGMADVATVLWTRYLKHDPADPFWPDRDRFVLSAGHGSMLIYSLLHLTGYDSVSRDDIRNFRQLGGKTPGHPENFITAGVETTTGPLGQGIATAVGMAIAERHLNARFGDDLVDHKTWVVAGDGCLMEGVSQEAITLAGHMNLNKLIVLFDDNSVTIDGGTELSDSTNQCARFEAAGWATKAIDGHNTEEIHEALSWAQDQDKPVMIACKTIIGYGAPTIAGTGKAHGGPYGAEEIAGIRKNIGWDHAPFVVPDEIADAWKREGAHAAGQHGEWQKRHGAAGEKAAFDAALAGELGDIEAIVRAHKQDVVDSDKDDATRKWSGAVLEKLAAAIPEMVGGSADLSGSNNTKAKCQAPMTPDNWAGRYIHYGVREHGMAAAMNGMALHKGIIPYSGTFLVFADYSRPAIRLGALMGERVIHVMTHDSIGLGEDGPTHQPVEHVASLRAMPNMHVFRPADGVETAECWELALKKTDGPSTMALTRQTVGSVRKAHTDENLSARGGYVLSSGDGQEQIVLIATGSEVDIAVRAQEMLREGGISARVVSMPCVELFAEQSAAYQTETLGGDLPRIVIEAGVRFGWDRWIGARGGFVGMDSFGASAPYQDLYERFGITPEAIDELARTLVS; encoded by the coding sequence ATGGCGGTTGAACACAAGGATATGGCGAATGCCATCCGTGCGCTCTCCATGGATGCTGTGGAAGAGGCAAAGTCTGGTCATGTGGGCCTCCCCCTTGGGATGGCCGATGTCGCAACGGTCCTCTGGACGCGCTATCTGAAGCATGATCCGGCCGATCCGTTCTGGCCGGACCGCGACAGGTTTGTTCTCTCGGCCGGGCATGGCTCCATGCTTATCTATTCGCTGCTGCACCTGACCGGCTATGACAGTGTCAGCCGTGATGACATCCGCAATTTCCGCCAGCTGGGCGGAAAAACGCCGGGCCATCCGGAAAACTTCATCACAGCCGGGGTCGAGACGACGACTGGCCCGCTCGGCCAAGGGATCGCCACTGCCGTCGGCATGGCGATCGCTGAGCGCCACCTCAATGCGCGCTTCGGGGATGATCTTGTCGACCACAAAACCTGGGTCGTTGCGGGTGATGGCTGCCTCATGGAAGGTGTCAGCCAGGAAGCGATCACGCTGGCCGGGCATATGAATCTGAACAAGCTGATTGTTCTTTTCGACGACAACTCTGTCACCATTGATGGCGGAACCGAGCTTTCTGATTCGACCAATCAGTGCGCCCGTTTCGAGGCTGCTGGTTGGGCGACGAAGGCCATTGACGGACACAATACCGAAGAAATCCATGAGGCGCTGAGCTGGGCGCAGGACCAGGACAAGCCGGTCATGATCGCGTGCAAGACGATCATCGGCTATGGCGCGCCGACTATCGCAGGCACCGGCAAGGCCCATGGCGGCCCCTATGGCGCCGAAGAGATTGCCGGCATCCGCAAGAATATCGGCTGGGACCATGCGCCGTTCGTGGTGCCGGATGAAATCGCTGACGCATGGAAGCGCGAAGGCGCGCATGCGGCCGGTCAGCATGGCGAGTGGCAGAAGCGCCACGGCGCCGCTGGCGAGAAGGCGGCGTTCGATGCGGCGCTGGCAGGCGAGCTAGGCGACATCGAAGCCATCGTGCGGGCCCACAAGCAGGACGTTGTCGATAGCGACAAGGATGATGCGACGCGCAAATGGTCTGGCGCCGTTCTTGAAAAGCTGGCCGCCGCTATTCCGGAAATGGTGGGCGGGTCGGCTGACCTTTCGGGTTCGAACAATACCAAGGCGAAATGCCAGGCCCCCATGACGCCGGATAATTGGGCCGGTCGCTATATCCATTATGGCGTGCGCGAGCATGGCATGGCGGCGGCGATGAACGGTATGGCGCTGCACAAGGGGATCATTCCCTACTCAGGGACTTTCCTCGTTTTTGCAGATTATTCCCGCCCCGCAATCCGCCTTGGCGCGTTGATGGGTGAGCGGGTCATCCATGTGATGACGCACGACTCCATCGGGCTTGGCGAAGACGGCCCGACCCACCAGCCGGTTGAACATGTCGCCAGCCTTCGGGCGATGCCGAACATGCATGTTTTCCGACCCGCTGACGGGGTCGAAACCGCCGAATGCTGGGAGCTGGCGCTAAAGAAAACCGATGGCCCGTCCACGATGGCGCTGACCCGCCAGACGGTCGGCAGTGTGCGTAAGGCGCATACGGACGAAAACCTGTCGGCCAGGGGCGGTTACGTTCTGTCGTCCGGGGATGGCCAGGAGCAGATCGTCCTTATTGCGACCGGCTCAGAGGTCGATATCGCGGTGCGGGCGCAGGAAATGCTGCGCGAGGGCGGCATCAGCGCTCGTGTCGTTTCGATGCCATGTGTTGAACTCTTCGCTGAGCAATCTGCCGCTTACCAGACCGAGACGCTGGGGGGTGACCTGCCGCGTATCGTGATCGAGGCAGGTGTGCGCTTTGGCTGGGACCGCTGGATCGGCGCCCGCGGCGGCTTTGTCGGAATGGACAGCTTCGGGGCCAGCGCACCCTATCAGGACCTCTATGAGCGGTTCGGCATCACGCCAGAAGCCATTGATGAACTGGCGCGCACGCTGGTCTCATAA
- a CDS encoding DUF4164 family protein, protein MDKFNSATQELDTALARLEEALEGLFEKTGDPGLARRELAAMVSDRARLAEELDASMAREKKLQALADEASAALGSAIEEVRAALNREQEA, encoded by the coding sequence ATGGACAAATTCAACTCGGCAACACAAGAGCTCGACACCGCTCTCGCGCGCCTCGAAGAGGCGTTGGAAGGTCTCTTCGAGAAGACCGGCGACCCCGGTCTGGCGCGGCGTGAACTCGCCGCCATGGTGTCGGATCGCGCACGCCTCGCAGAAGAACTTGATGCCTCCATGGCGCGCGAGAAAAAGTTACAGGCCCTCGCCGACGAAGCCTCGGCCGCCCTGGGCTCTGCCATTGAAGAAGTCCGCGCCGCTCTTAATCGCGAACAGGAGGCCTGA
- the gpmA gene encoding 2,3-diphosphoglycerate-dependent phosphoglycerate mutase has translation MPKLALVRHGQSQWNLENRFTGWWDADLTAKGEAEAKQAGELLKEAGFEPQLAFSSMQTRAIRTLWIALTEMDRVWLPVEKSWRLNERHYGGLTGLDKKETAEKHGEDQVQIWRRSYDIPPPPMEAGSEYDMSGDARYAGIDIPATESLKLTLERVLPYWHETIAARLRHGTDIVIAAHGNSLRALVKHLFQVEDDKITGVEIPTGNPLLIELGSGLQPVSARYLDAARATGLPELP, from the coding sequence ATGCCCAAACTCGCCCTCGTCCGGCACGGCCAGAGCCAGTGGAACCTCGAGAACCGGTTTACCGGGTGGTGGGATGCCGACCTGACGGCAAAGGGCGAGGCTGAAGCAAAGCAGGCTGGCGAGCTTCTCAAGGAGGCCGGGTTTGAACCACAACTCGCTTTCTCAAGCATGCAGACCCGTGCCATCCGTACGCTCTGGATTGCGCTGACCGAAATGGACCGTGTCTGGCTTCCTGTCGAAAAGAGCTGGCGGCTGAATGAGCGCCATTATGGCGGGCTGACCGGGCTCGACAAGAAAGAGACCGCCGAGAAGCATGGCGAGGATCAGGTCCAGATCTGGCGCCGGTCCTATGACATACCGCCGCCGCCAATGGAGGCAGGCAGCGAATATGACATGTCTGGTGATGCGAGATATGCCGGGATCGACATCCCGGCCACAGAAAGTCTGAAGCTCACGCTGGAGCGCGTCCTGCCTTACTGGCACGAGACGATCGCCGCGCGCCTGCGCCATGGCACGGACATCGTGATCGCCGCGCACGGCAATTCGCTGCGCGCGCTGGTCAAACACCTCTTCCAGGTCGAAGATGACAAGATCACGGGCGTGGAGATACCGACAGGCAATCCGCTGCTGATTGAGCTTGGCAGCGGCCTGCAGCCCGTATCGGCGCGCTACCTAGACGCGGCGCGCGCGACCGGCCTTCCAGAGCTTCCCTGA